TTTTATTCAGCGAGAACCCCGCTTTGGCCGGCAAGCAGGGCCTGATCACCTTGTGCTTAGTTCTGTGTTTCCTTACGCCTTCTTCTGCCTATGCCGTCGTCCCTCCTGCGTTTGCTGAGGGGTTTGCCGAGATTGTACAAAAAGTTGGCCCGACCGTGGTAAATGTGGCGGTGACAAGCTCTGCCTCAGCGGGTTCAGGTAATCCCCTGCCGCCAGGACCATTTGGCGGACCTCCTGGTGGAAGACCACAGCCGGGCCCCCCTGGCGGACCTCCAGGTCCTCCCGGGATGAGTGCAGGGTCAGGTGTGATCATCGATCCTTCGGGGTTTATTATTACCAACAATCATGTCGTCGAGGATGCCTCAAAGATTACCGTGACCTTGCAAGATGGACGCGAGTTTCCCGCCACGACTGTCGGGACTGATCCGAAGACCGACCTCGCGGTGATAAAGATTAAAGGCGAAGACGCCAACCTCACGGCGATGCCTTGGGGAAATTATGAAAATCTACGAGTCGGCGATGTCGTGTTGGCCCTGGGAAGTCCGTTTGGCCTGAAGTCCTCTGTTTCCTTAGGGATCATTAGTGCTCTAGGTAGAGGGAGTGTTGGGATTACGGAGTATGAAGATTTCATTCAGACTGATGCGGCGATCAATCCGGGAAATTCTGGAGGCGCATTAGTCAACATGAAAGGAGAATTGATCGGCATTAATACGGCGATTTTCTCACGAACGGGTGGTTCCGAAGGTGTGGGGTTCGCCATTGCCGTGAGTATCGCCCAAGATATCGCGGAGAGCCTTATCCAAACGGGAAAAGTGGTTCGCGGGTGGATGGGAGTAGCCATTCAAGAGATGAATCCATCCCTAGCACAATCCTTTCAGCTTCCGGAAGACCATAATGGGGGAGTCCTTATCAGCGAAGTTCATGAAAACGGCCCCTCGGCGAAAGCCGGACTGAAACGTGGCGATGTGATTCTCATGTATGGGGGAGAGGCCATTCGTGACGTCAATCATCTTCGAAATGTGGTAGCGCGTACAAAGGTTGGGAAAACCAAAGACATCATCGTCCTGCGTGATGGCAAGGAAAAGACCTTGCACATTGAGTTGGGAGAACGACCTTCGGATCAAGTGCTGGCAAAAGGTGGAGCTCCGGGATCATCACCTTCCGTGGCGCCACCGGATAATGTGCTGTCGGGCATCAGCGTGGAAGCCCTCACGACGGCAAAGCGTAATGATTTAAAAATTCCAGAAGAAGTGAAAGGCGTT
The genomic region above belongs to Nitrospirales bacterium and contains:
- a CDS encoding Do family serine endopeptidase: MKRLARCRPLHAFTGFLFSENPALAGKQGLITLCLVLCFLTPSSAYAVVPPAFAEGFAEIVQKVGPTVVNVAVTSSASAGSGNPLPPGPFGGPPGGRPQPGPPGGPPGPPGMSAGSGVIIDPSGFIITNNHVVEDASKITVTLQDGREFPATTVGTDPKTDLAVIKIKGEDANLTAMPWGNYENLRVGDVVLALGSPFGLKSSVSLGIISALGRGSVGITEYEDFIQTDAAINPGNSGGALVNMKGELIGINTAIFSRTGGSEGVGFAIAVSIAQDIAESLIQTGKVVRGWMGVAIQEMNPSLAQSFQLPEDHNGGVLISEVHENGPSAKAGLKRGDVILMYGGEAIRDVNHLRNVVARTKVGKTKDIIVLRDGKEKTLHIELGERPSDQVLAKGGAPGSSPSVAPPDNVLSGISVEALTTAKRNDLKIPEEVKGVLVNKVEAGSEAEVAGVQAGDLIQEVSREPITSLEDYQRIVSKIAKEELVVLLLNRRGNNLFVAVNPK